The Nerophis lumbriciformis linkage group LG34, RoL_Nlum_v2.1, whole genome shotgun sequence genome includes a window with the following:
- the LOC133576075 gene encoding interphotoreceptor matrix proteoglycan 1-like isoform X2 has protein sequence MLWTFGLLLFLAWHVKGRSAGLDVNLELKEEAAVLADPEAAFRGLTPSTKTMAFDLLKRRSKRSVYLHSGVRICPRESIGEVLASFQEYYQLRVCQEAVWEAYRIFLDRIPGTMEYQRWVQVCQQESLCISNIARNFSGSEEHLNLIRRRMKRLRDESLPSRDHVTQADVIPNGPEVQTSTIVLDLSTSPSSSTPGDEWTTKDEDLDIPNVVPESLAQQMVEFSIDLVDPGYRELLDDPDSPQYIDLAHHLQDQMQHVFDKLPGFQSIRVLRIRVGGITVYYSLVFEKPSLKISPETAGAVPTASPDSKLWEMVRKALREDASLPVDLDSLNFDPVAVLPARTSSSSTGVDGEDSEPDSHNEFEVFTDDTELAKVVPALALSPSEKENDLVTLLDPSEEDLLFAPEAQDPSNQEEEELIISHKIESVHHTETGELIRDYTPTPPTIVDEDTLDQLTTPAHTWSMTSPADDQPSDSDLTITTTGQRPTDSTELVQLETDSLPGLRVPVGDIIGLEPESEEAQKELTGEPAQEVQQENSQYEVTDFYMPDEEMMSENQEVVPQSQDMVFEVAGTENKEPKGLKPQDLALEEQSDDMLEQKEKIEKAPEQIEEGTEEVAKMQEAEGQTEASHPDKQHIKHQNPGPDASEDTISTSLEKETFTGVSEELLPDVQEETLPGISEELLPDALEEIGPGVSEELLPDALEKTLPGVSEELLPDVQEEILPGVSEELLPDALEETLPGVSEELLPDVQEEIVPGVSEELLPDVQEETVPGVSEELLPDVQEGTLLDVSEKHLPDFLDSSDVSSVPTGSKTIEDNMIDVTKLVEEVVAVVPKEEVEVFEATTPVSQAESETNVKEVNETADEVGVETELNTPDIVSKHSEGGLEEPHLGDNSQESMRVDVFKKRYPEDISEAEEDRQDILEAEPKYIGGNSDSFESSEPGDIVISLSTPEGVPEPAAESIKVFSHFEAEEDDLFKENTGEVVPEFPRYVRPEDNMPVTPNAVQPGEEVEGKLEHPLIEDSSDGADTDATRESPETSNPEDMTLPEGGATLEETEEELLQPGDTNVIAAPPVTSAAGLSSHGPTVDFGLFEVAEVPGQNEPSVTVIDEDLKSAEKQTSRPTVVDEAVRDLAEELDQADPITTESPDEGSGLVEQHASVSVTAPPPVKYLTTPTMTTASHGRELVVFFSLRVTNMDFSMDLFNKTSPEYRSLENTFLNVLLPYLQANLTGFKNLEILNFREGSVVVNSRMKLAKSVPYNITKAVHCVLEEFCSAAAKRLHIHIDSRSLDVEPADQADPCKFLACDPWSRCILDRHSLEAQCHCKPGFLSVDSLPCQSVCDLQPDRCGPAAECHVDPGHGAVCRSKGSKQLVGASVM, from the exons ATGCTTTGGACCTTTGGACTGTTGCTGTTCCTCGCTTGGCATGTCAAAG GAAGGAGCGCTGGACTTGATGTGAACTTGGAGCTGAAGGAGGAGGCAGCGGTTCTTGCTGATCCCGAAGCGGCGTTTCGCGGGTTGACCCCGTCCACCAAAACTATGGCGTTTGACCTGTTGAAACGTCGATCCAAGAGGTCGGTGTATCTTCACTCTGGGGTGAGAATCTGTCCTCGGGAGAGCATTGGCGAGGTTCTGGCCAGTTTTCAGGAGTACTACCAGCTCAGAG TGTGCCAGGAGGCTGTTTGGGAGGCCTACAGGATCTTTTTGGACAGGATTCCTGGGACCATGGAGTACCAGAGATGGGTTCAAGTGTGCCAGCAGGAGTCACTGTGCATCTCCAACATTGCTAGAAACTTCAGTGGCTCCGAGGAGCACCTGAACCTGATCCGCAGG AGGATGAAGCGCCTGAGAGACGAGAGTCTGCCATCACG AGATCACGTAACTCAAGCTGATGTCATTCCCAACG GTCCAGAAGTTCAGACCTCTACCATAGTCCTGGACTTGTCCACTTCCCCTTCTAGCTCTACTCCTGGTGATGAGTGGACCACCAAGGATGAG GACTTGGACATTCCTAACGTCGTCCCTGAAAGTCTGGCACAGCAGATGGTGGAGTTTAGCATCGACTTGGTAGATCCAGGATACCGAGAGCTGCTGGATGACCCTGACTCGCCTCAGTACATAGACCTGGCCCACCACCTTCAGGACCAG ATGCAGCACGTTTTCGACAAACTTCCGGGATTTCAAAGCATCCGTGTGCTACGGATCAG AGTTGGCGGCATAACGGTCTACTACTCCCTCGTCTTTGAAAAGCCCTCCTTGAAAATCAGCCCTGAGACAGCTGGAGCAGTTCCAACAGCGTCACCAGACTCCAAACTTTGGGAGATGGTAAGAAAAGCTCTACGAGAGGACGCGTCCCTTCCGGTGGACTTGGATTCTTTGAACTTTGACCCAG TGGCCGTCCTGCCGGCACGGACGTCGTCCTCCTCGACAGGCGTTGATGGGGAG GACAGTGAACCAGACTCCCACAACGAATTTGAAGTATTTACTGATGATACAGAGTTGGCGAAAGTCGTCCCTGCGCTGGCCCTCAGCCCCTCAGAGAAGGAGAATGACCTGGTCACATTACTGGATCCCTCGGAAGAGGACTTATTGTTTGCACCAGAAGCACAGGATCCATCCAACCAAGAAGAGGAGGAGCTGATTATTTCTCATAAGATTGAAAGCGTCCATCATACTGAAACTGGCGAACTCATTCGAGACTACACGCCAACCCCTCCTACCATCGTGGATGAAGACACTTTGGATCAGCTTACAACCCCCGCACACACTTGGTCCATGACTTCGCCTGCTGATGACCAACCTTCAGACTCTGACCTCACCATCACCACCACAGGCCAGAGGCCTACTGACTCCACAGAGCTTGTCCAGCTGGAGACAGATTCCCTGCCTGGCTTAAGAGTCCCCGTTGGCGACATCATAGGGTTAGAGCCTGAATCAGAAGAGGCACAGAAAGAGTTAACGGGGGAACCTGCTCAAGAAGTCCAGCAAGAGAATTCCCAATATGAAGTGACTGATTTTTACATGCCAGATGAAGAGATGATGTCAGAAAACCAAGAAGTTGTACCACAATCACAAGACATGGTTTTTGAGGTCGCTGGAACGGAAAACAAAGAACCTAAAGGGTTAAAGCCACAAGACTTGGCACTAGAAGAACAGTCCGATGACATGCTTGAACAAAAAGAAAAGATTGAAAAGGCACCTGAGCAAATAGAAGAAGGTACAGAGGAAGTAGCAAAGATGCAAGAGGCAGAAGGACAAACTGAAGCTTCACATCCAGATAAACAACACATCAAACATCAAAACCCTGGACCTGATGCTTCAGAGGACACAATATCTACTTCTCTGGAAAAAGAAACATTCACTGGTGTTTCAGAAGAACTCCTTCCTGATGTTCAAGAAGAAACATTGCCTGGTATTTCAGAAGAACTCCTTCCTGATGCTCTAGAGGAAATCGGACCTGGTGTTTCAGAAGAACTCCTTCCTGATGCTCTAGAGAAAACATTACCTGGTGTTTCAGAAGAACTCCTTCCTGATGTTCAAGAGGAAATTCTACCTGGTGTTTCAGAAGAACTCCTTCCTGATGCTCTAGAGGAAACATTACCTGGTGTTTCAGAAGAACTCCTTCCTGATGTTCAAGAGGAAATCGTACCTGGTGTTTCAGAAGAACTCCTTCCTGATGTTCAAGAGGAAACCGTACCTGGTGTTTCAGAAGAACTCCTTCCTGATGTTCAAGAGGGAACATTACTTGATGTTTCAGAAAAACACCTGCCTGATTTTCTCGATTCTTCTGATGTTTCCTCAGTTCCTACAGGTTCCAAAACAATTGAGGATAACATGATTGATGTTACAAAACTAGTTGAAGAAGTCGTCGCTGTGGTTCCAAAGGAGGAAGTAGAAGTTTTTGAGGCAACAACTCCGGTGTCTCAAGCGGAATCAGAGACCAATGTAAAGGAAGTGAATGAAACAGCAGATGAAGTTGGTGTGGAAACAGAGCTAAACACGCCCGATATTGTTTCAAAACATAGCGAAGGTGGGCTAGAGGAACCACATCTAGGGGATAATTCACAAGAGTCCATGCGAGTGGATGTATTTAAAAAACGTTATCCTGAGGACATCTCAGAAGCAGAGGAAGACAGACAAGATATTCTTGAGGCAGAACCAAAATATATAGGTGGCAATTCAGACTCATTCGAATCATCAGAACCAGGAGACATTGTGATCAGTCTGTCAACACCAGAAGGTGTTCCAG AACCAGCAGCTGAATCGATTAAGGTCTTTTCCCACTTTGAGGCTGAAGAAGATGATCTTTTCAAGGAGAACACTGGTGAGGTTGTTCCGGAGTTCCCTCGATATGTCAGACCAGAGGACAATATGCCTGTAACTCCCAACGCGGTTCAGCCAGGCGAGGAGGTGGAAGGTAAACTGGAACATCCGCTTATTGAGGACTCTTCTGATGGTGCGGACACTGACGCGACCAGAGAATCACCTGAAACTTCCAACCCAGAAG ACATGACACTGCCAGAGGGAGGTGCCACATTAGAGGAGACTGAAGAAGAACTTTTACAGCCAGGAGACACCAATGTGATAGCAGCACCGCCAGTGACATCTGCTGCTGGACTCTCGTCTCATGGCCCGACTGTAGACTTTGGACTTTTTGAGGTGGCAGAGGTCCCTGGACAAAATGAACCCTCTGTCACCGTTATTGACGAAGACCTGAAATCGGCTGAAAAGCAAACTAGCCGACCAACAGTAGTGGATGAGGCTGTAAGGGACCTGGCGGAGGAACTGGACCAAGCTGACCCGATAACCACTGAGTCACCAGATGAGGGAAGCGGCTTAGTTGAGCAACACGCGTCAGTAAGTGTCACGGCCCCGCCCCCTGTTAAATACCTGACTACTCCCACAATGACGACAGCCAGCCATGGTCGGGAGCTGGTGGTCTTCTTTAGCCTGCGTGTCACCAATATGGACTTCTCCATGGACCTCTTTAACAAGACGTCACCGGAGTACAGGTCCCTGGAGAACACCTTCCTTAATGTG ctgcTGCCGTACCTGCAGGCCAATCTAACGGGCTTTAAAAACTTGGAGATTCTGAACTTTCGGGAAGGCAGCGTGGTGGTCAACAGCCGCATGAAGCTGGCCAAATCAGTGCCCTACAACATCACCAAGGCAGTTCACTGTGTCCTGGAGGAGTTCTGCTCGGCTGCCGCCAAACGCCTGCACATACACATTGACAGCCGCTCTCTGGACGTGGAACCAG CCGACCAGGCCGACCCATGCAAGTTCCTGGCCTGCGACCCCTGGTCCCGCTGCATACTCGACCGCCACTCCCTCGAGGCCCAATGCCATTGCAAGCCGGGCTTTCTGTCCGTGGACAGCCTTCCTTGTCAGAGCGTCTGCGACCTGCAGCCTGACCGCTGTGGGCCTGCCGCTGAATGTCATGTGGATCCCGGACACGGCGCCGTGTGCAG ATCCAAAGGCAGCAAGCAGTTGGTGGGCGCTTCGGTTATGTGA
- the LOC133576075 gene encoding interphotoreceptor matrix proteoglycan 1-like isoform X1, whose translation MLWTFGLLLFLAWHVKGRSAGLDVNLELKEEAAVLADPEAAFRGLTPSTKTMAFDLLKRRSKRSVYLHSGVRICPRESIGEVLASFQEYYQLRVCQEAVWEAYRIFLDRIPGTMEYQRWVQVCQQESLCISNIARNFSGSEEHLNLIRRRMKRLRDESLPSRDHVTQADVIPNGPEVQTSTIVLDLSTSPSSSTPGDEWTTKDEDLDIPNVVPESLAQQMVEFSIDLVDPGYRELLDDPDSPQYIDLAHHLQDQMQHVFDKLPGFQSIRVLRISETQDAGGVGGITVYYSLVFEKPSLKISPETAGAVPTASPDSKLWEMVRKALREDASLPVDLDSLNFDPVAVLPARTSSSSTGVDGEDSEPDSHNEFEVFTDDTELAKVVPALALSPSEKENDLVTLLDPSEEDLLFAPEAQDPSNQEEEELIISHKIESVHHTETGELIRDYTPTPPTIVDEDTLDQLTTPAHTWSMTSPADDQPSDSDLTITTTGQRPTDSTELVQLETDSLPGLRVPVGDIIGLEPESEEAQKELTGEPAQEVQQENSQYEVTDFYMPDEEMMSENQEVVPQSQDMVFEVAGTENKEPKGLKPQDLALEEQSDDMLEQKEKIEKAPEQIEEGTEEVAKMQEAEGQTEASHPDKQHIKHQNPGPDASEDTISTSLEKETFTGVSEELLPDVQEETLPGISEELLPDALEEIGPGVSEELLPDALEKTLPGVSEELLPDVQEEILPGVSEELLPDALEETLPGVSEELLPDVQEEIVPGVSEELLPDVQEETVPGVSEELLPDVQEGTLLDVSEKHLPDFLDSSDVSSVPTGSKTIEDNMIDVTKLVEEVVAVVPKEEVEVFEATTPVSQAESETNVKEVNETADEVGVETELNTPDIVSKHSEGGLEEPHLGDNSQESMRVDVFKKRYPEDISEAEEDRQDILEAEPKYIGGNSDSFESSEPGDIVISLSTPEGVPEPAAESIKVFSHFEAEEDDLFKENTGEVVPEFPRYVRPEDNMPVTPNAVQPGEEVEGKLEHPLIEDSSDGADTDATRESPETSNPEDMTLPEGGATLEETEEELLQPGDTNVIAAPPVTSAAGLSSHGPTVDFGLFEVAEVPGQNEPSVTVIDEDLKSAEKQTSRPTVVDEAVRDLAEELDQADPITTESPDEGSGLVEQHASVSVTAPPPVKYLTTPTMTTASHGRELVVFFSLRVTNMDFSMDLFNKTSPEYRSLENTFLNVLLPYLQANLTGFKNLEILNFREGSVVVNSRMKLAKSVPYNITKAVHCVLEEFCSAAAKRLHIHIDSRSLDVEPADQADPCKFLACDPWSRCILDRHSLEAQCHCKPGFLSVDSLPCQSVCDLQPDRCGPAAECHVDPGHGAVCRSKGSKQLVGASVM comes from the exons ATGCTTTGGACCTTTGGACTGTTGCTGTTCCTCGCTTGGCATGTCAAAG GAAGGAGCGCTGGACTTGATGTGAACTTGGAGCTGAAGGAGGAGGCAGCGGTTCTTGCTGATCCCGAAGCGGCGTTTCGCGGGTTGACCCCGTCCACCAAAACTATGGCGTTTGACCTGTTGAAACGTCGATCCAAGAGGTCGGTGTATCTTCACTCTGGGGTGAGAATCTGTCCTCGGGAGAGCATTGGCGAGGTTCTGGCCAGTTTTCAGGAGTACTACCAGCTCAGAG TGTGCCAGGAGGCTGTTTGGGAGGCCTACAGGATCTTTTTGGACAGGATTCCTGGGACCATGGAGTACCAGAGATGGGTTCAAGTGTGCCAGCAGGAGTCACTGTGCATCTCCAACATTGCTAGAAACTTCAGTGGCTCCGAGGAGCACCTGAACCTGATCCGCAGG AGGATGAAGCGCCTGAGAGACGAGAGTCTGCCATCACG AGATCACGTAACTCAAGCTGATGTCATTCCCAACG GTCCAGAAGTTCAGACCTCTACCATAGTCCTGGACTTGTCCACTTCCCCTTCTAGCTCTACTCCTGGTGATGAGTGGACCACCAAGGATGAG GACTTGGACATTCCTAACGTCGTCCCTGAAAGTCTGGCACAGCAGATGGTGGAGTTTAGCATCGACTTGGTAGATCCAGGATACCGAGAGCTGCTGGATGACCCTGACTCGCCTCAGTACATAGACCTGGCCCACCACCTTCAGGACCAG ATGCAGCACGTTTTCGACAAACTTCCGGGATTTCAAAGCATCCGTGTGCTACGGATCAG CGAGACGCAGGACGCCGGCgg AGTTGGCGGCATAACGGTCTACTACTCCCTCGTCTTTGAAAAGCCCTCCTTGAAAATCAGCCCTGAGACAGCTGGAGCAGTTCCAACAGCGTCACCAGACTCCAAACTTTGGGAGATGGTAAGAAAAGCTCTACGAGAGGACGCGTCCCTTCCGGTGGACTTGGATTCTTTGAACTTTGACCCAG TGGCCGTCCTGCCGGCACGGACGTCGTCCTCCTCGACAGGCGTTGATGGGGAG GACAGTGAACCAGACTCCCACAACGAATTTGAAGTATTTACTGATGATACAGAGTTGGCGAAAGTCGTCCCTGCGCTGGCCCTCAGCCCCTCAGAGAAGGAGAATGACCTGGTCACATTACTGGATCCCTCGGAAGAGGACTTATTGTTTGCACCAGAAGCACAGGATCCATCCAACCAAGAAGAGGAGGAGCTGATTATTTCTCATAAGATTGAAAGCGTCCATCATACTGAAACTGGCGAACTCATTCGAGACTACACGCCAACCCCTCCTACCATCGTGGATGAAGACACTTTGGATCAGCTTACAACCCCCGCACACACTTGGTCCATGACTTCGCCTGCTGATGACCAACCTTCAGACTCTGACCTCACCATCACCACCACAGGCCAGAGGCCTACTGACTCCACAGAGCTTGTCCAGCTGGAGACAGATTCCCTGCCTGGCTTAAGAGTCCCCGTTGGCGACATCATAGGGTTAGAGCCTGAATCAGAAGAGGCACAGAAAGAGTTAACGGGGGAACCTGCTCAAGAAGTCCAGCAAGAGAATTCCCAATATGAAGTGACTGATTTTTACATGCCAGATGAAGAGATGATGTCAGAAAACCAAGAAGTTGTACCACAATCACAAGACATGGTTTTTGAGGTCGCTGGAACGGAAAACAAAGAACCTAAAGGGTTAAAGCCACAAGACTTGGCACTAGAAGAACAGTCCGATGACATGCTTGAACAAAAAGAAAAGATTGAAAAGGCACCTGAGCAAATAGAAGAAGGTACAGAGGAAGTAGCAAAGATGCAAGAGGCAGAAGGACAAACTGAAGCTTCACATCCAGATAAACAACACATCAAACATCAAAACCCTGGACCTGATGCTTCAGAGGACACAATATCTACTTCTCTGGAAAAAGAAACATTCACTGGTGTTTCAGAAGAACTCCTTCCTGATGTTCAAGAAGAAACATTGCCTGGTATTTCAGAAGAACTCCTTCCTGATGCTCTAGAGGAAATCGGACCTGGTGTTTCAGAAGAACTCCTTCCTGATGCTCTAGAGAAAACATTACCTGGTGTTTCAGAAGAACTCCTTCCTGATGTTCAAGAGGAAATTCTACCTGGTGTTTCAGAAGAACTCCTTCCTGATGCTCTAGAGGAAACATTACCTGGTGTTTCAGAAGAACTCCTTCCTGATGTTCAAGAGGAAATCGTACCTGGTGTTTCAGAAGAACTCCTTCCTGATGTTCAAGAGGAAACCGTACCTGGTGTTTCAGAAGAACTCCTTCCTGATGTTCAAGAGGGAACATTACTTGATGTTTCAGAAAAACACCTGCCTGATTTTCTCGATTCTTCTGATGTTTCCTCAGTTCCTACAGGTTCCAAAACAATTGAGGATAACATGATTGATGTTACAAAACTAGTTGAAGAAGTCGTCGCTGTGGTTCCAAAGGAGGAAGTAGAAGTTTTTGAGGCAACAACTCCGGTGTCTCAAGCGGAATCAGAGACCAATGTAAAGGAAGTGAATGAAACAGCAGATGAAGTTGGTGTGGAAACAGAGCTAAACACGCCCGATATTGTTTCAAAACATAGCGAAGGTGGGCTAGAGGAACCACATCTAGGGGATAATTCACAAGAGTCCATGCGAGTGGATGTATTTAAAAAACGTTATCCTGAGGACATCTCAGAAGCAGAGGAAGACAGACAAGATATTCTTGAGGCAGAACCAAAATATATAGGTGGCAATTCAGACTCATTCGAATCATCAGAACCAGGAGACATTGTGATCAGTCTGTCAACACCAGAAGGTGTTCCAG AACCAGCAGCTGAATCGATTAAGGTCTTTTCCCACTTTGAGGCTGAAGAAGATGATCTTTTCAAGGAGAACACTGGTGAGGTTGTTCCGGAGTTCCCTCGATATGTCAGACCAGAGGACAATATGCCTGTAACTCCCAACGCGGTTCAGCCAGGCGAGGAGGTGGAAGGTAAACTGGAACATCCGCTTATTGAGGACTCTTCTGATGGTGCGGACACTGACGCGACCAGAGAATCACCTGAAACTTCCAACCCAGAAG ACATGACACTGCCAGAGGGAGGTGCCACATTAGAGGAGACTGAAGAAGAACTTTTACAGCCAGGAGACACCAATGTGATAGCAGCACCGCCAGTGACATCTGCTGCTGGACTCTCGTCTCATGGCCCGACTGTAGACTTTGGACTTTTTGAGGTGGCAGAGGTCCCTGGACAAAATGAACCCTCTGTCACCGTTATTGACGAAGACCTGAAATCGGCTGAAAAGCAAACTAGCCGACCAACAGTAGTGGATGAGGCTGTAAGGGACCTGGCGGAGGAACTGGACCAAGCTGACCCGATAACCACTGAGTCACCAGATGAGGGAAGCGGCTTAGTTGAGCAACACGCGTCAGTAAGTGTCACGGCCCCGCCCCCTGTTAAATACCTGACTACTCCCACAATGACGACAGCCAGCCATGGTCGGGAGCTGGTGGTCTTCTTTAGCCTGCGTGTCACCAATATGGACTTCTCCATGGACCTCTTTAACAAGACGTCACCGGAGTACAGGTCCCTGGAGAACACCTTCCTTAATGTG ctgcTGCCGTACCTGCAGGCCAATCTAACGGGCTTTAAAAACTTGGAGATTCTGAACTTTCGGGAAGGCAGCGTGGTGGTCAACAGCCGCATGAAGCTGGCCAAATCAGTGCCCTACAACATCACCAAGGCAGTTCACTGTGTCCTGGAGGAGTTCTGCTCGGCTGCCGCCAAACGCCTGCACATACACATTGACAGCCGCTCTCTGGACGTGGAACCAG CCGACCAGGCCGACCCATGCAAGTTCCTGGCCTGCGACCCCTGGTCCCGCTGCATACTCGACCGCCACTCCCTCGAGGCCCAATGCCATTGCAAGCCGGGCTTTCTGTCCGTGGACAGCCTTCCTTGTCAGAGCGTCTGCGACCTGCAGCCTGACCGCTGTGGGCCTGCCGCTGAATGTCATGTGGATCCCGGACACGGCGCCGTGTGCAG ATCCAAAGGCAGCAAGCAGTTGGTGGGCGCTTCGGTTATGTGA